GGAGGCCGCGAAGGCGGCCTTCAAGCCCAGCACCAAGCTGGTGTGGCTGGAGACGCCCAGCAACCCGATGCTGAAGGTGATCGATATCGCGGCGATGGCGAAGATGGCCCGGCAGCACGCGGCGCACCTGGTGGTGGATAACACCTTCGCGACGCCTTTCCTGCAGAACCCGCTGGCCCTGGGCGCAGACATCGTGTGCCACAGCGCGACCAAGTACCTGGGCGGGCACAGCGACCTGGTGGGCGGGGCGCTGATGGTGAGCGACGAGAAGCTGGCGGAGCGGCTGCGCTTCACGCAGAACGCCGTGGGCGCGGTGCCCAGCCCGATGGACTGCTTCCTGATCCTGCGGAGCACCAAGACGCTGCACGTGCGGATGGAGCGGCACTGCCAGAACGCGATGGAGATTGCGAGCTGGCTGAGCAAGCACCCCAAAATCGAGAAGGTGATCTACCCGGGGCTGGCCAGCCACCCGCACCATGAGCTGGCGAAGCGGCAGATGAAGGCCTTCGGCGGGATGATCTCGGTGGTGCTCAAGGGAGGGCTGTCGGCCGCGAAGAACTTCCTGGAGCGGGTGGAGCTGTTCTCGCTGGCGGAGAGCCTCGGCGGGGTCGAGAGCCTCATCGAGCACCCGGCGATCATGACCCACGCTTCCATCCCCGCCGACGCGCGGGCCGCCCTGGGGATCGTGGACGGCTTCGTGCGCCTGAGCGTGGGGATCGAGGATGTGCAGGACCTGATCGGGGATATCGAGGCGGCACTCAAGTAATCACCGCGCGGTGAGCCTCAGTCCCAGAACACGCGGATGACGCCGGCGCCGCCGGCGGCGGCGGGCGGGGTGTTGCTCGCCTCGGCACCGTTGCCGCCCTGACCGGCGCTGATCACCGGGAGCGGCGCGACCGAGGGCGAGGAGTTGCCGCCGACACCGAGGGGCCCGGGGCCGCAGAAGATCGACGATGGGAAGCCGCCGGCGCAGGCGGGGCCGCGCCCGATACCGCCCATGCCGCCGACGTTGTTGGCCAGGATGTTGCCGCTGCCCAGGAGCTGCGCGGGCGCGCCCGAAGCGCCCGGCGCGCCGGAGGGCGGGTGCGAGCAGCTGCCGGTGGTGTTGATGCTCGCGTGGGTCGTGCCCTGCCCGCCGCCGCCGCCGCCGAAGGCCCGCAGCACCACCGTGGCCCCGCGCATGACGGTGGAGTTCTGGCCGGCCTGCCCGGCGCCCGCGGTTGGGGAGCCGCCCTGGCCGACGACGAGCGTGAGCGTTTCGCCAGGAGTGACATCCAGGATGGCACGGACGTAGGTGCCGGCGGCCCCGCCGCCCCCCGCGCCGGGGAAGGGGCCGGTGCTTGAGCAGTTGGCCGCGGCGATACCGGGGCCGCGGTTTCCGCCCGCGCCGCCACCGCCGTACATGTCGACGCCCAGGCGTGTGACGCCGGCAGGGACCACGAACGAGTG
The sequence above is drawn from the Phycisphaerales bacterium genome and encodes:
- a CDS encoding cystathionine gamma-synthase; the protein is MNEPAHRFGTRAIHAGQSPDPTTGAIMTPVYMTSTYVQDSPGVFKDGYDYSRSKNPTRTALEANLASLEGARHGLCFSSGLGAMDCVLHLLKAGDHIVLSDDVYGGSFRLIDKVFKHHGVECTRVDMTNMEAAKAAFKPSTKLVWLETPSNPMLKVIDIAAMAKMARQHAAHLVVDNTFATPFLQNPLALGADIVCHSATKYLGGHSDLVGGALMVSDEKLAERLRFTQNAVGAVPSPMDCFLILRSTKTLHVRMERHCQNAMEIASWLSKHPKIEKVIYPGLASHPHHELAKRQMKAFGGMISVVLKGGLSAAKNFLERVELFSLAESLGGVESLIEHPAIMTHASIPADARAALGIVDGFVRLSVGIEDVQDLIGDIEAALK